From a single Desulfomicrobium escambiense DSM 10707 genomic region:
- a CDS encoding pyruvate carboxylase: MSLHPRSFEAIAREIRGKKILVANRGIPARRIVRSIKEVFQAVPMITATDVDKTAPFTAGAQELLHLGENPRAYLDIDKIIAMAKARGVAAIHPGWGFASEDDSFPSKCAEAGVLFIGPTSEAMRLLGNKVQVRTLAQKLGIPVVPGSEGAVSVEEAKKVAGEIGLPVMLKAEGGGGGRGIYEVFSEDQLADAFVKASTLAQASFGNPRLYVERLLTSVRHIEIQVIADKYGNVFAFDERDCTVQRNHQKLVEITPSPWTGMTQELRDQLKAYSRQLVQAVGYHSLCTVEFLVDAKGEAYLIEVNTRLQVEHGITECRYGIDLVEEQIAVAFGAELRLTDENCTPKSHAIQVRVNCEDPQNNFSPNAGRITRYMSPGGPGVRVDSCVCGGYEFPAQYDSAASLLIAYGPQWNKVLGIMERALGEYIIGGIKTTIPFHRQIIAHPRFRSGDYDTKFVASAPELMVYLDKESEAVRLSRLVAEISAHGYNPHVKLGEYRTREGKRMDPFKPSLPAIEPEYYEYPYPRGDRDAILSYIRDSDHVHFTDTTTRDITQSNSGNRFRLAEDRIIGPYLDNCGFFSLENGGGAHFHVAMLANMTYPFSEAREWNEFAPKTLKQLLIRSTNVLGYKPVPRNIMRRTGEMICEHYDVVRCFDFLNHIENMRPFAEVALNSKANIWEPAISLSWAKGFDVPHYLGVVQEIIDMNAQVLGCSKKQVEKKFILGLKDMAGVCPPIFMTELVTAIRKAYPDLLVHYHRHYTDGLFVPAVAAAAKAGAHIVDTAIGASVRWYGQGEVLSTAAYIEELGLKTNLNKEMIRTTGFVLKQIMPYYDRYTAPHFQGIDYDVIEHGMPGGATSSSQEGAMKQGYIHLLPYMLKFLAGIRKIVRYHDVTPGSQITWNTAFLAVTGAYKRGGRRGLRKLLSVLDQVVTMPEESLPEDIRAERLKIYQDANDAFRDLLLGKFGRLPLGFPPDWVYESAFGSDWQEAIERRTECSPLSTLLDVDVAKEQQSLAEHIGRMPTEEELLMYLSQPGDALNTIKFVARYGDCNRVPLNVWFEGVRAGEEFMFKDSSGKHHVMAMQHVSRPDDHGMSLVSYTLDSESFSQQVKVAEAVGQAETGLEMVDPRDPYQVGSPSSGDLWVVHVKPGDMVKKGEELFNISIMKQEKSVLAPVDGMVERVLKFADYQEDKKMVPVKEGELLVKLVPAPRKCPTCSAPVTRDDFKFCPGCGQKV; this comes from the coding sequence ATGTCTTTGCATCCCCGCAGTTTTGAAGCGATTGCCCGGGAGATCCGGGGCAAGAAGATCCTTGTGGCCAACCGCGGCATTCCGGCCCGGCGCATCGTCCGCTCCATCAAGGAAGTGTTCCAGGCCGTACCCATGATCACGGCCACGGACGTGGACAAGACCGCGCCCTTCACCGCCGGCGCCCAGGAGCTTCTGCATCTCGGGGAGAACCCGAGGGCCTATCTGGACATCGACAAGATCATCGCCATGGCCAAGGCGCGCGGCGTCGCGGCCATCCACCCCGGCTGGGGCTTTGCCTCCGAGGACGACTCCTTCCCCTCCAAGTGCGCCGAGGCGGGTGTCCTCTTCATCGGACCCACGTCCGAGGCCATGCGTCTGCTGGGCAACAAGGTGCAGGTCCGCACCCTGGCCCAGAAGCTGGGCATCCCGGTCGTGCCGGGCTCCGAAGGGGCCGTGTCCGTGGAGGAGGCCAAGAAGGTCGCCGGGGAGATCGGGCTGCCGGTCATGCTCAAGGCCGAGGGCGGCGGCGGTGGACGCGGCATCTACGAAGTCTTCAGCGAGGACCAGCTGGCCGACGCCTTCGTCAAGGCCTCGACCCTGGCCCAGGCGTCCTTCGGCAACCCGCGCCTCTATGTCGAGCGGTTGCTGACCTCCGTGCGCCACATCGAGATCCAGGTCATTGCCGACAAGTACGGCAACGTCTTTGCCTTCGACGAGCGCGATTGCACGGTGCAGCGCAACCACCAGAAGCTCGTCGAGATCACGCCTTCCCCGTGGACGGGCATGACCCAGGAACTGCGCGACCAGCTCAAGGCCTACTCGCGCCAGCTGGTGCAGGCCGTGGGCTACCACTCCCTGTGCACGGTGGAGTTCCTGGTGGACGCCAAGGGCGAGGCCTACCTCATCGAGGTCAACACCCGCCTGCAGGTCGAGCACGGCATCACCGAGTGCCGCTACGGCATCGACCTGGTCGAGGAACAGATCGCCGTGGCCTTCGGGGCCGAGCTGCGCCTGACCGACGAGAACTGCACCCCGAAAAGCCACGCCATCCAGGTTCGCGTGAACTGCGAGGACCCGCAGAACAATTTTTCGCCCAATGCGGGCCGCATCACGCGCTACATGTCGCCGGGCGGACCCGGCGTGCGCGTGGACTCCTGCGTGTGCGGCGGCTACGAGTTCCCGGCCCAGTATGACTCGGCCGCGTCCCTCCTGATCGCCTACGGCCCGCAGTGGAACAAGGTCCTGGGCATCATGGAGCGGGCCCTGGGCGAATACATCATCGGCGGCATCAAGACGACCATCCCGTTCCACCGCCAGATCATCGCCCACCCGCGCTTCCGCAGCGGCGACTACGACACCAAGTTCGTGGCCAGCGCGCCCGAGCTCATGGTCTACCTGGACAAGGAGTCCGAGGCCGTGCGCCTGTCGCGCCTGGTGGCGGAGATTTCGGCCCACGGGTACAACCCGCACGTCAAGCTCGGCGAGTACCGCACGCGCGAGGGCAAGCGCATGGACCCCTTCAAGCCGTCCCTGCCGGCCATCGAGCCCGAATACTATGAGTATCCGTACCCGCGCGGCGACCGCGACGCCATCCTCTCGTACATCCGCGATTCCGACCATGTGCACTTCACGGACACGACGACGCGCGACATCACCCAGTCCAACTCGGGCAACCGCTTCCGCCTGGCCGAGGACCGCATCATCGGGCCCTACCTCGACAACTGCGGGTTCTTCTCCCTGGAGAACGGCGGCGGGGCGCACTTCCACGTGGCCATGCTCGCGAACATGACCTACCCCTTCTCCGAAGCCCGCGAGTGGAACGAGTTCGCGCCCAAGACCCTGAAGCAGCTCCTCATCCGCTCGACCAACGTGCTGGGCTACAAGCCGGTGCCGCGTAACATCATGCGCCGCACGGGCGAGATGATCTGCGAGCACTACGACGTGGTGCGCTGCTTCGATTTCCTCAATCACATCGAGAACATGCGGCCCTTCGCCGAAGTGGCGCTCAATTCCAAGGCCAATATCTGGGAACCTGCCATCTCCCTGTCCTGGGCCAAGGGCTTCGACGTGCCGCACTACCTGGGCGTGGTGCAGGAGATCATCGACATGAACGCCCAGGTTCTGGGCTGCTCCAAGAAGCAGGTGGAGAAGAAGTTCATCCTGGGCCTCAAGGACATGGCCGGCGTGTGCCCGCCCATATTCATGACCGAACTGGTCACGGCCATCCGCAAGGCCTACCCCGACCTGCTCGTCCACTACCATCGCCACTACACCGACGGTCTGTTCGTGCCGGCGGTGGCGGCGGCGGCCAAGGCCGGGGCGCACATCGTGGACACGGCCATCGGCGCGTCCGTGCGCTGGTACGGCCAGGGCGAGGTGCTGTCCACAGCGGCCTACATCGAGGAACTGGGCCTCAAGACCAACCTGAACAAGGAAATGATCCGCACCACGGGCTTCGTGCTCAAGCAGATCATGCCCTACTACGACCGCTATACGGCCCCGCACTTCCAGGGCATCGACTACGACGTCATCGAGCACGGCATGCCCGGCGGCGCGACGTCGTCCTCGCAGGAAGGGGCCATGAAGCAGGGCTACATCCACCTGCTGCCATACATGCTCAAGTTCCTGGCCGGCATCCGCAAGATCGTGCGCTACCACGACGTGACGCCGGGTTCGCAGATCACCTGGAACACGGCCTTCCTGGCCGTGACCGGCGCCTACAAGCGCGGCGGACGCAGAGGGCTGCGCAAGCTCCTGTCCGTCCTGGACCAGGTCGTGACCATGCCCGAGGAGAGCCTGCCCGAGGATATCCGGGCCGAGCGCCTGAAGATCTACCAGGACGCCAACGACGCCTTCCGCGACCTGCTCCTGGGCAAGTTCGGCCGCCTGCCCCTGGGCTTCCCGCCGGACTGGGTCTACGAATCGGCCTTCGGCTCCGATTGGCAGGAAGCCATCGAGCGGCGCACCGAATGCTCCCCGCTGTCCACCCTGCTGGATGTCGATGTTGCCAAGGAGCAGCAGAGCCTGGCCGAGCACATCGGCCGCATGCCAACGGAAGAGGAACTGCTCATGTACCTGAGCCAGCCCGGCGACGCCCTGAACACCATCAAGTTCGTGGCCCGCTACGGGGACTGCAACCGGGTGCCCCTCAATGTCTGGTTCGAAGGCGTCCGCGCCGGCGAGGAGTTCATGTTCAAGGACTCCAGCGGCAAGCACCACGTCATGGCCATGCAGCACGTCTCCAGGCCCGATGATCACGGCATGAGCCTGGTCTCCTACACTCTCGACTCGGAATCCTTCAGCCAGCAGGTCAAGGTGGCCGAGGCGGTGGGGCAGGCCGAGACGGGTCTGGAGATGGTCGACCCGCGCGACCCGTACCAGGTGGGTTCGCCGTCCAGCGGCGACCTCTGGGTGGTGCACGTCAAGCCCGGCGACATGGTCAAAAAGGGCGAGGAACTCTTCAACATCTCCATCATGAAGCAGGAGAAGTCCGTGCTCGCGCCGGTGGACGGCATGGTCGAGCGGGTGCTCAAGTTCGCCGACTACCAGGAGGACAAGAAAATGGTCCCGGTCAAGGAAGGGGAACTGCTGGTCAAGCTCGTGCCCGCCCCCCGCAAGTGCCCGACCTGCTCCGCGCCGGTCACCAGGGACGACTTCAAGTTCTGTCCGGGGTGTGGACAAAAGGTGTAA
- a CDS encoding phosphoglycerate kinase, with product MRFLDELNVSGKRVLMRVDYNVPLKGETITDDNRIRQSLPTLQMALDGGASLVICSHLGRPKGAPDAQFSLKPVAARLAELLGREVKMAPDCIGPEVRAMADALKPGEVLLLENLRFHPGETKNDPDFSRELAGLGQVYVNDAFGASHRAHASVVGVTEFIADCCGGLLLKKEWQYLGEALKDPKRPFVAIIGGAKVSSKLGILKALMGQVDSMIVGGAMANTFRKAQGFEVGTSLVEDDLLEDAMAIMVEAREKGVKFYLPVDFILGTDPKGGIASGVKTYQDIPQDEMILDTGPASHTLFAEVIKDAGTVIWNGPMGAFENPAFAQGSINLCRVVAAIPAMTILGGGDTNVIVEQTRLTEKFSFISTGGGSFLEFLEGKELPAFTALEKKS from the coding sequence ATGAGATTTCTGGACGAACTGAATGTCAGCGGCAAGCGCGTCCTCATGCGCGTCGACTACAACGTGCCCCTGAAGGGCGAGACCATCACCGACGACAACCGCATCCGTCAGAGCCTGCCGACCCTGCAGATGGCCCTGGACGGCGGCGCCTCCCTGGTGATCTGCTCCCATTTGGGCCGGCCCAAGGGCGCCCCGGACGCCCAGTTCTCCCTCAAGCCCGTGGCCGCCCGCCTGGCCGAGCTGCTGGGTCGCGAGGTGAAGATGGCTCCGGACTGCATCGGGCCCGAGGTCAGGGCCATGGCCGACGCCCTGAAGCCCGGCGAAGTCCTGCTGCTTGAAAACCTGCGCTTCCATCCCGGCGAGACCAAGAACGACCCCGATTTCAGCCGCGAACTGGCCGGCCTCGGCCAAGTCTACGTCAACGACGCCTTCGGTGCGTCCCACCGGGCCCACGCCTCAGTGGTCGGCGTGACGGAATTTATCGCCGACTGCTGCGGCGGCCTGCTCCTGAAGAAGGAATGGCAGTACTTGGGCGAGGCCCTGAAAGACCCCAAGCGCCCCTTCGTGGCCATCATCGGCGGGGCCAAGGTATCCTCCAAGCTCGGCATCCTGAAGGCCCTCATGGGGCAGGTCGATTCCATGATCGTCGGCGGCGCCATGGCCAACACCTTCCGCAAGGCCCAGGGCTTCGAGGTCGGCACCTCCCTGGTCGAGGACGACCTGCTCGAGGATGCCATGGCCATCATGGTCGAGGCCCGCGAGAAGGGCGTCAAGTTCTACCTGCCCGTGGACTTCATCCTCGGCACAGACCCCAAGGGCGGCATCGCCTCGGGCGTGAAGACCTACCAAGACATTCCCCAGGATGAGATGATCCTCGACACGGGCCCGGCCTCCCACACCCTGTTCGCCGAGGTCATCAAGGACGCCGGGACCGTCATCTGGAACGGCCCCATGGGTGCCTTCGAGAACCCGGCCTTTGCCCAGGGTTCCATCAACCTCTGCCGGGTGGTGGCCGCCATCCCCGCCATGACCATCCTCGGTGGCGGCGACACCAACGTCATCGTGGAGCAGACCAGGCTGACCGAGAAGTTCTCCTTCATTTCGACCGGCGGCGGCTCGTTCCTGGAATTCCTCGAAGGCAAGGAACTGCCGGCCTTCACCGCCCTGGAGAAGAAGTCATGA
- a CDS encoding GNAT family N-acetyltransferase has protein sequence MTAPRIATMTMNDYPAALALWQDTPGIGLSAADGPECMRDYLLRNPGLSQCAWSGEVLTGTVLAGHDGRRGYLHHLCVHEDYRRGGIGRMLIDSALGALAEAGLDKAHAFLFTDNEDGRKFWERIGWNWRADIGVVSRMTAGGGR, from the coding sequence ATGACCGCACCGCGCATCGCCACCATGACCATGAACGACTACCCCGCCGCCCTGGCCCTGTGGCAGGACACGCCGGGCATCGGCCTGTCCGCCGCCGACGGGCCCGAGTGCATGCGCGACTACCTGCTGCGCAATCCGGGCCTGAGCCAGTGCGCCTGGTCCGGCGAAGTCCTGACAGGTACGGTCCTGGCCGGGCACGACGGCCGGCGCGGCTACCTGCATCATCTGTGCGTGCACGAAGATTACAGGCGCGGAGGCATCGGCCGCATGCTGATCGACAGCGCCCTGGGCGCCCTGGCCGAAGCAGGGCTGGACAAGGCCCACGCCTTCCTCTTCACGGACAACGAGGACGGGCGGAAATTCTGGGAGCGGATCGGGTGGAACTGGCGCGCGGACATCGGGGTCGTGTCCCGGATGACGGCTGGAGGCGGACGATGA
- a CDS encoding PEP/pyruvate-binding domain-containing protein, protein MAESEKKGSKKKADASDTGTPTAEQLELIQKQLILTGKDIVTIGEEAELLVGGKNYNTAIISTIEGIRAPQFRAVSSIAFHKLLDETKVNAALVRSTVDRAYDTTDWSDAEINKDSEFLQKFVRKIALDVKEAAKKQEGTLIRLRTFINNVVEGFAVSPEGIDQLRKRSVLVQVAILSVDLPKDVADAVRGAYLDICKEAGLENEPVAVRSSAAGEDSRKKAFAGLQDTYLNIVGENYVVQAYHWDCASAYNLRSMTYRREAILDAVAKAEQTGDDSIAIKAKQEWAIENTSLSVCIMRMINPVISGTAFSADTSTGCRGTSRKDLVSIDASYGLGEAVVSGLVTPDKFYVFQREDGQEIVIRYMGCKDKRIVYKESGRGTKVETVPEDMAYRWSLSLAQAESVAKGVRCISKGYGGMIMDSEFCIDQWDRLWFVQARPETRWNEELDHHPHTIFMRRKEVDPEAAKYAEVLLEGNGASRGAGQGQVRYLRSALELNKINKGNVLAAERTDPDMVPGMRIASAIMADAGGDTSHAAITSRELGIPAVIGIKRLEKLRTLDGQDVTVDGSRGKVYRGLLPLVDVGGEIDVSQLPDTKTKVGLILADVGQSLFLSRLRDVPDFEVGLLRAEFMLGNIGVHPLALEAYDLGTLETVVTEKLTVLENDLTKIVSEQMAAGIISLDIKLRSYVGIVTGLGRKMEELTEREGAKGTDEVLAIHRQLRELDKKLDEHLEFATQRFEVLKTSHNLRDHVAVIMGYADELENLGADPQSQRRRHELQDAISRDVARIEKDPVIVSILEKIAAMREDVAKKVGLQQEMDTVRTLPEKIREILKARGYRSGKELYIQSLAQGLALFAMAFHGKTIVYRTTDYKTNEYRNLLGGLLFEGHEDNPMLGYRGVSRNIHDWELESFKLARGAFGGVNLHLMLPFVRTLEEARSMKRYLQQVHHIQSGDSGLKIILMSEIPSNAVLAKEFIKEFDGFSIGSNDMTQLVLGTDRDNARLRHIYDEEDPAVVWAILTTIFTGQKFRKKVGFCGQGVSNSKIIRGLVCIAGIVSASVVPDTYQQTKFDIAEVESENIPLSGLGAWLTEQHLERLHMLLAENRYEHILKKNTSGPDLMDWYEGELARLHEQLQSNLGAAKEDFYRQELATFRSIFHKPVIYANWDWQTTVRDALHQAGFADFAEQEKALAEQRTKTW, encoded by the coding sequence ATGGCTGAGAGCGAGAAGAAGGGTTCCAAGAAGAAAGCCGATGCGTCGGATACTGGCACGCCGACCGCGGAGCAGTTGGAGCTGATTCAGAAGCAGCTCATCCTGACCGGCAAGGACATCGTGACCATTGGCGAGGAGGCGGAGCTTCTGGTCGGCGGCAAGAACTACAACACCGCCATCATCAGCACCATCGAAGGTATCCGCGCCCCGCAGTTCAGGGCCGTTTCCTCCATCGCCTTCCATAAGCTCCTCGACGAGACCAAGGTCAACGCCGCCCTGGTTCGCAGCACCGTGGACAGGGCCTACGATACCACTGACTGGAGCGACGCCGAGATCAACAAGGACTCCGAGTTCCTCCAGAAGTTCGTCCGCAAGATCGCCCTCGACGTGAAGGAAGCCGCCAAGAAGCAGGAAGGCACCCTCATCCGCCTGCGCACCTTCATCAACAACGTCGTCGAAGGCTTCGCCGTTTCCCCCGAGGGCATCGACCAGCTGCGCAAGCGCTCGGTCCTCGTGCAGGTCGCCATCCTGTCCGTGGATCTGCCCAAGGACGTGGCCGACGCCGTGCGTGGCGCCTACCTCGACATCTGCAAGGAAGCGGGCCTGGAGAACGAGCCCGTGGCCGTGCGTTCCTCGGCCGCCGGCGAGGACAGCCGCAAGAAGGCCTTCGCCGGCCTGCAGGACACCTACCTCAATATCGTGGGCGAGAATTACGTGGTCCAGGCCTATCACTGGGACTGCGCCTCGGCCTACAACCTGCGCTCCATGACCTACCGCCGTGAGGCCATCCTCGACGCCGTGGCCAAGGCCGAGCAGACCGGTGACGACTCCATCGCCATCAAGGCCAAGCAGGAATGGGCCATCGAGAACACGTCCCTGTCCGTGTGCATCATGCGCATGATCAACCCGGTCATCTCGGGCACAGCCTTCTCGGCCGACACGTCCACGGGCTGCCGCGGCACCTCCCGCAAGGACCTCGTGTCCATCGACGCCAGCTACGGCCTGGGCGAAGCCGTGGTCAGCGGCCTGGTCACGCCCGACAAATTCTATGTCTTCCAGCGTGAGGACGGTCAGGAGATCGTCATTCGCTACATGGGCTGCAAGGACAAGCGCATCGTCTACAAGGAGTCCGGACGCGGCACCAAGGTCGAGACCGTGCCCGAGGACATGGCCTACCGCTGGTCCCTGTCTCTGGCCCAGGCAGAATCCGTGGCCAAGGGCGTGCGCTGCATCAGCAAGGGCTACGGCGGCATGATCATGGACTCGGAGTTCTGCATCGACCAGTGGGACCGCCTGTGGTTCGTGCAGGCCCGCCCCGAGACCCGCTGGAACGAAGAGCTGGATCATCACCCGCACACGATTTTCATGCGCCGCAAGGAAGTGGACCCCGAGGCCGCCAAGTACGCAGAAGTGCTCCTTGAGGGCAACGGCGCGTCCCGCGGCGCCGGCCAGGGCCAGGTGCGCTACCTGCGTTCGGCCCTGGAACTGAACAAGATCAACAAGGGCAATGTCCTGGCGGCCGAGCGCACTGACCCGGACATGGTGCCGGGCATGCGCATCGCCTCGGCCATCATGGCCGACGCCGGCGGCGACACCAGCCACGCTGCCATCACCTCCCGCGAACTGGGCATCCCGGCCGTCATCGGCATCAAGCGCTTGGAGAAGCTGCGCACCCTGGACGGTCAGGACGTGACCGTGGACGGCTCCCGCGGCAAGGTCTACCGCGGTCTGTTGCCACTCGTTGACGTGGGCGGCGAGATCGACGTGAGCCAGCTGCCGGACACCAAGACCAAGGTCGGCCTCATCCTGGCCGACGTGGGGCAGTCGCTCTTCCTGTCGCGCCTGCGCGACGTCCCCGATTTCGAGGTGGGCCTGCTGCGCGCCGAGTTCATGCTCGGCAACATCGGCGTCCACCCCCTGGCCCTGGAGGCCTATGACCTGGGCACCCTGGAGACCGTGGTCACCGAGAAGCTGACGGTCCTCGAGAACGACCTGACCAAGATCGTGTCCGAGCAGATGGCCGCCGGCATCATTTCCCTGGACATCAAGCTGCGCAGCTACGTGGGCATCGTCACGGGCCTGGGCCGCAAGATGGAGGAGTTGACCGAGCGCGAAGGCGCCAAGGGCACCGACGAGGTTCTGGCCATCCACCGCCAGCTGCGCGAACTGGACAAGAAGCTCGACGAGCACTTGGAGTTCGCCACACAGCGCTTTGAAGTCTTGAAGACCTCCCACAACCTGCGCGACCATGTGGCCGTCATCATGGGCTACGCCGACGAGCTGGAGAACCTTGGCGCGGACCCGCAGTCCCAGCGCCGCCGCCACGAGCTCCAGGACGCCATCTCCCGTGACGTGGCCCGCATCGAGAAGGATCCGGTCATCGTCTCCATCCTGGAGAAGATCGCCGCCATGCGTGAGGACGTGGCCAAAAAGGTCGGCCTGCAGCAGGAAATGGACACGGTCCGCACCCTGCCGGAGAAGATCCGCGAAATCCTCAAGGCCCGCGGTTACCGCAGCGGCAAGGAGCTGTACATCCAGTCCCTGGCCCAGGGCCTGGCTCTCTTCGCCATGGCCTTCCACGGCAAGACCATCGTCTACCGCACCACGGACTACAAGACCAACGAATACCGCAACCTCCTGGGCGGCCTCCTGTTCGAAGGACACGAGGACAACCCCATGCTCGGCTACCGCGGCGTGTCGCGCAACATCCACGACTGGGAGCTGGAGTCCTTCAAGCTGGCCCGCGGCGCCTTTGGCGGCGTGAATCTGCACCTCATGCTGCCCTTCGTGCGCACCCTCGAAGAGGCCCGCTCCATGAAGCGCTACCTCCAGCAGGTGCACCACATCCAGTCCGGAGACTCGGGCCTGAAGATCATCCTCATGTCCGAGATCCCGAGCAACGCCGTGCTGGCCAAGGAATTCATCAAGGAGTTCGACGGGTTCTCCATCGGCTCCAATGACATGACCCAGTTGGTACTCGGCACCGACCGTGACAACGCCCGCCTGCGCCACATCTACGACGAGGAGGACCCGGCGGTGGTCTGGGCCATCCTGACGACCATCTTCACGGGCCAGAAGTTCCGCAAGAAGGTCGGCTTCTGCGGCCAGGGCGTGTCCAACTCCAAGATCATCCGCGGCCTGGTGTGCATCGCCGGCATCGTCTCGGCCTCGGTCGTGCCGGACACCTACCAGCAGACCAAGTTCGACATCGCCGAGGTCGAGTCCGAGAACATCCCGCTTTCTGGCCTGGGCGCGTGGCTCACGGAACAGCACCTGGAGCGTCTGCATATGCTCCTGGCTGAGAACCGCTACGAGCACATCCTCAAGAAGAACACCTCCGGACCGGACCTCATGGACTGGTACGAAGGCGAGCTGGCCCGCCTGCACGAGCAGCTGCAGTCCAACCTCGGTGCAGCCAAGGAGGATTTCTACCGGCAGGAGCTGGCCACCTTCCGCAGCATCTTCCACAAGCCGGTCATCTACGCCAACTGGGACTGGCAGACCACGGTCAGGGATGCCCTGCATCAGGCCGGGTTTGCAGATTTCGCGGAGCAGGAAAAAGCTCTGGCGGAGCAGCGGACCAAAACCTGGTAA
- a CDS encoding M20 metallopeptidase family protein, whose amino-acid sequence MKSILNQSRQRLDHVRAIRRELHRHPEIGVDLPRTKALVLRELNRLGLDVRENVGGGIVADLHGPDEASGGMIALRADMDALPVQEETGLDFASQILGQAHVCGHDAHTAMLLGAAALLTDLRDRLPTGVRFLFQPNEENQPGGAKFMVEAGCLDGVSEVYGLHVWPGRPTGWFGTRPGPLMARPDVFGVTLRGKGGHASAPHQCVDPVLAACHLVTQLNTIVSRRVPPGERAVLSVTRLDAGTGYNIIPDMAFLQGTVRTLSASTGDMIEGAMRAMTDAVAAGMGVQADFDYLRGFPVVVNDSAAAAKAARVLGEMSEMVEGNIDPVMAGEDFSQYQQKVPGCFVFMGCGPCAADGRGGLHSSCFCLDEDCLPWGVTALAALALDRG is encoded by the coding sequence ATGAAGAGCATACTGAACCAGAGCAGGCAGCGCCTCGACCACGTGCGCGCCATCCGGCGCGAGCTGCACCGGCATCCCGAGATCGGCGTGGACCTTCCCCGAACCAAGGCCCTGGTCCTGCGTGAACTGAACAGGCTCGGCCTGGACGTCCGGGAGAACGTCGGCGGAGGCATCGTGGCAGATCTGCACGGACCGGACGAAGCCTCGGGCGGCATGATCGCCCTGCGGGCCGACATGGACGCCCTGCCCGTGCAGGAGGAGACCGGGCTCGACTTCGCCTCGCAGATCCTTGGGCAGGCCCACGTCTGCGGCCACGACGCGCACACGGCCATGCTCCTGGGCGCGGCCGCCCTGCTTACGGACCTGCGGGACAGGCTGCCGACGGGCGTGCGCTTCCTTTTCCAGCCCAACGAGGAGAACCAGCCCGGCGGGGCGAAATTCATGGTCGAGGCCGGGTGCCTGGACGGCGTGAGCGAGGTCTACGGCCTGCACGTCTGGCCGGGCAGGCCCACGGGCTGGTTCGGCACCCGCCCCGGCCCCCTCATGGCCCGGCCAGACGTCTTCGGCGTGACCCTGCGGGGCAAGGGCGGCCACGCCTCGGCCCCGCACCAGTGCGTCGACCCGGTCCTGGCCGCCTGCCACCTGGTGACCCAGCTCAATACCATCGTCTCGCGCCGGGTGCCCCCGGGCGAACGGGCCGTGCTCAGCGTGACGCGCCTCGACGCCGGCACGGGCTACAACATCATCCCGGACATGGCCTTCCTGCAGGGCACGGTGCGCACGCTCTCGGCGTCGACGGGCGACATGATCGAAGGGGCCATGCGCGCCATGACGGACGCCGTGGCCGCAGGCATGGGCGTGCAGGCCGACTTCGACTACCTGCGGGGCTTCCCCGTGGTCGTCAACGATTCTGCAGCCGCGGCGAAAGCCGCACGGGTTCTCGGGGAGATGTCGGAAATGGTAGAGGGGAACATCGATCCGGTCATGGCCGGAGAAGATTTCTCGCAGTACCAGCAGAAGGTGCCGGGCTGCTTCGTCTTCATGGGCTGCGGCCCCTGCGCCGCCGACGGCCGGGGCGGGCTGCACAGCTCGTGCTTCTGCCTGGACGAGGACTGCTTGCCCTGGGGCGTTACGGCCCTGGCGGCCCTGGCCCTGGATCGGGGGTGA
- a CDS encoding M48 family metallopeptidase: MQWNSIPVTVTRNPRARKVWLKMRSCRGIEVVLPYRVSTSEVPSILERHKSWLMERLADLETRGQAPGQNPLPDAVTLAFLNREYFVAYGEAVRPELHVAETQLRVLLPGGETGAGALLLQMWLADLGKCHLVPFCREVAQLHGVSISSVRVRNQAGRWGSCSARGGISLNAKLLFLPRPLARNVVLHELCHVAYRNHGPAFKAALRELDPLTDEHEARIRTAWEELPAWTKWRRKDVGA, encoded by the coding sequence ATGCAGTGGAATTCCATCCCCGTCACCGTGACCCGCAACCCCAGGGCGCGCAAAGTCTGGCTCAAGATGCGCTCCTGTCGGGGGATCGAGGTCGTTCTGCCGTACAGGGTTTCGACGTCCGAAGTGCCGTCCATCCTTGAACGGCACAAGTCCTGGCTCATGGAGCGCCTGGCCGACCTCGAAACCAGGGGCCAGGCGCCGGGGCAGAACCCTTTGCCGGATGCCGTCACTCTCGCGTTCCTGAACCGGGAATATTTCGTTGCCTACGGCGAGGCCGTCCGGCCTGAACTGCATGTCGCGGAAACGCAGCTTCGCGTGCTGCTGCCCGGCGGCGAGACCGGCGCCGGGGCGCTCTTGCTGCAGATGTGGCTGGCCGATCTGGGAAAGTGCCATCTCGTCCCGTTCTGCCGGGAGGTTGCGCAGCTGCACGGGGTGTCCATCTCGAGCGTCCGGGTGCGCAACCAGGCCGGCCGCTGGGGCAGCTGTTCGGCGAGGGGCGGCATCAGCCTCAACGCCAAGCTTCTTTTTCTGCCCCGGCCCCTGGCGCGCAACGTCGTGCTCCACGAGCTCTGCCATGTGGCGTACCGCAACCACGGGCCGGCCTTCAAGGCCGCCCTGCGGGAATTGGATCCGCTGACGGACGAACATGAGGCGCGGATCAGGACAGCCTGGGAGGAACTGCCGGCCTGGACCAAATGGCGCAGGAAGGACGTGGGCGCGTGA